A genome region from Dehalogenimonas sp. THU2 includes the following:
- the topA gene encoding type I DNA topoisomerase — MVTTKKLVIVESPAKAKTLARFLGSGYTLKASLGHVRDLPKSKLGVDVEHDFTPQYVNMRTKAAVLKELRDAVKNASTVFLATDPDREGEAIAWHLIEAAKAKDVPYRRVVFHEITKEAITQAFKSPRNLDMNLVNAQQARRILDRLVGYKLSPLLWQKVRRGLSAGRVQSVALRIIVDREREICAFTPVEYWSIEAELKKKPVSPGCFKVQLIGAGEKKKIAISNAASAADLVADLKPAEYAVAKVTSKSSPRQPAPPFITSTLQQEAWRKLRFSAKQTMAIAQQLYEGLGVGQEGNVGLITYMRTDSTHVAQSAILETRDYISERYGADYLPKAPRVFASQVKGAQEAHEAIRPTSTRREPAAIKQYLDSNQFKLYQLIWQRMVASQMAAAVFDNMTVDIEARKTLSKTKYTLRAQSSVSAFPGFMTLYTEGRDDDDEQKTPKLPPLAEGESLTLLGLVEEEHFTQPPPRFTEATLIKMLEQYGIGRPSTYAPILSVVQAREYVEKLKGVFKPTELGMTVSDLLVQQFPDIIDTGFTAQMENRLDKVADEGLDWVKVVRDFYVPFEKDLASAEEQLDKVPLPVELSEEICPQCGQEKLIIKVGRYGKYMECPACSFRQSFRIHTGVQCPGCPENAEIIGRFSKKGKLFYGCAAFPKHKFAVNARPLPEPCPKCGGLVTEYRDAQKKCVDPKCDYKAKLDHGDGAAA; from the coding sequence ATGGTGACAACAAAAAAACTCGTTATCGTGGAATCCCCGGCCAAGGCTAAAACCCTGGCTCGATTTTTGGGTTCCGGCTACACGCTGAAAGCGTCGCTCGGCCATGTGCGCGATTTGCCTAAAAGCAAACTTGGCGTGGATGTCGAACATGACTTCACCCCCCAGTATGTCAATATGCGCACCAAGGCCGCGGTGCTTAAAGAGCTGAGAGACGCGGTAAAAAATGCCTCTACTGTCTTCCTGGCGACGGATCCCGACCGCGAGGGTGAGGCCATAGCCTGGCACTTAATCGAAGCCGCCAAAGCTAAGGACGTTCCTTACCGCCGAGTTGTCTTCCACGAAATTACCAAAGAAGCCATCACTCAGGCCTTCAAATCGCCTCGTAATCTCGACATGAACCTGGTTAACGCTCAACAAGCTCGCCGTATCCTCGACCGATTGGTCGGTTACAAGCTATCCCCTCTGCTGTGGCAAAAGGTGCGTCGCGGGTTGTCTGCCGGAAGGGTGCAATCGGTAGCCTTGCGCATCATCGTAGATCGCGAGCGCGAAATCTGCGCATTCACGCCTGTAGAATACTGGTCGATCGAGGCTGAACTCAAAAAGAAACCGGTGTCCCCGGGATGCTTCAAAGTCCAGCTTATCGGCGCCGGCGAAAAAAAGAAGATAGCCATTTCCAACGCCGCATCCGCCGCCGACCTGGTGGCTGATCTGAAACCCGCGGAGTACGCCGTGGCCAAAGTGACCAGCAAGAGCTCGCCGAGACAGCCGGCGCCGCCATTCATTACCAGCACGCTGCAACAGGAAGCCTGGCGTAAGCTGCGATTTTCCGCCAAGCAGACCATGGCGATTGCACAGCAGTTGTACGAGGGACTAGGCGTAGGCCAAGAAGGCAATGTCGGTCTTATTACCTACATGCGCACAGATTCCACTCATGTAGCCCAATCCGCCATACTGGAAACGCGGGACTACATTTCCGAGCGCTACGGCGCCGACTATCTACCCAAGGCACCCCGTGTGTTCGCCAGCCAGGTCAAAGGTGCCCAGGAAGCCCATGAGGCCATCCGGCCTACCAGTACCCGCCGGGAACCAGCGGCCATCAAACAATACCTGGATTCCAACCAGTTCAAGCTTTACCAGCTCATCTGGCAGCGCATGGTGGCCAGCCAGATGGCCGCGGCGGTCTTCGACAATATGACCGTGGACATAGAAGCCAGGAAAACTTTGTCTAAAACCAAATACACGCTACGCGCTCAAAGTTCGGTTAGCGCGTTTCCCGGTTTCATGACCCTTTACACCGAGGGCAGGGATGATGATGACGAGCAAAAGACGCCTAAACTGCCTCCTCTCGCCGAGGGAGAATCCTTGACGCTGCTGGGTCTGGTCGAAGAAGAGCATTTCACCCAGCCGCCGCCGCGTTTCACGGAGGCCACGCTTATCAAGATGCTGGAACAATACGGCATCGGCCGCCCCAGTACTTACGCGCCGATCCTCTCGGTCGTGCAGGCGCGGGAATATGTGGAAAAGCTGAAAGGTGTCTTCAAGCCGACTGAACTGGGCATGACGGTGAGCGATCTCCTGGTGCAGCAGTTCCCAGATATTATCGATACCGGTTTCACCGCCCAGATGGAAAACCGGCTGGACAAGGTAGCGGACGAGGGTCTCGATTGGGTTAAAGTCGTGCGTGATTTTTATGTCCCGTTTGAAAAAGACCTTGCCTCCGCGGAAGAGCAATTAGATAAAGTTCCTTTGCCCGTCGAGCTATCTGAAGAGATTTGCCCCCAGTGCGGCCAAGAAAAACTGATCATCAAGGTCGGCCGTTACGGTAAGTATATGGAATGCCCGGCCTGCAGCTTCCGGCAGTCTTTCCGCATCCATACGGGTGTTCAATGTCCCGGCTGTCCGGAGAACGCCGAGATCATCGGCCGATTCTCAAAGAAAGGCAAGCTCTTTTACGGTTGCGCCGCCTTCCCCAAGCATAAATTTGCGGTCAATGCCCGTCCGCTGCCGGAACCGTGCCCCAAGTGCGGCGGTCTGGTTACCGAATACCGCGACGCGCAGAAGAAATGCGTCGATCCCAAATGCGATTATAAGGCGAAATTAGATCATGGCGACGGCGCCGCTGCCTGA
- a CDS encoding tyrosine recombinase XerC, with amino-acid sequence MATAPLPDNYFDGFLAHLETELNLSPRTVRNYVNDIRGNLEHGAPKGFFQYLGIHRIHFPAGVDKYVIRSYMAWLLEQGVVKNSVARKLSAIRALYRYLLREEMIAESPMPVARKHGGRLSAFSLKLDKRLPSFLTTDEIERLLSAPDQITPQGLRDRAIMELIYAAGLRISELTSLQLEQVDLYSRELRVWGKGSKERLALIGQPAAMAIKTYLKRGRPELMKDKKPNSALFVNYQGTRLTARWIQELVLKYARQAGIRQEVHPHLLRHSFATHLLDGGADLRVVQELLGHASLSTTQIYTHVSRNQARKVYLASHPLAHEERE; translated from the coding sequence ATGGCGACGGCGCCGCTGCCTGATAATTATTTCGACGGCTTCCTAGCCCACCTGGAAACGGAGCTTAATTTGTCTCCGCGCACGGTGCGCAATTACGTTAATGACATCCGGGGTAATCTGGAGCACGGCGCCCCGAAAGGGTTTTTTCAATACCTGGGGATTCACCGTATTCACTTTCCCGCCGGCGTGGACAAGTACGTCATCCGCAGCTACATGGCTTGGCTTCTGGAACAGGGCGTGGTCAAGAACAGCGTCGCCCGTAAACTGTCCGCTATACGGGCGTTATACCGATATCTTTTGCGCGAGGAGATGATCGCCGAAAGTCCGATGCCCGTTGCCCGCAAGCATGGCGGAAGGCTTTCGGCGTTTTCTCTCAAACTCGACAAACGATTGCCGTCATTCCTGACCACCGATGAAATAGAACGACTGCTTAGCGCACCGGATCAAATAACGCCTCAAGGCCTCCGCGACCGGGCGATCATGGAACTGATCTACGCTGCCGGTCTGCGCATCAGCGAACTGACAAGCCTTCAGCTTGAGCAGGTCGACCTCTACAGCCGGGAACTGCGGGTCTGGGGTAAAGGTTCCAAAGAACGCCTGGCCCTGATCGGTCAACCGGCCGCGATGGCGATCAAGACCTACCTCAAGAGAGGACGTCCGGAACTGATGAAGGATAAAAAGCCTAATTCAGCCCTGTTCGTGAATTATCAGGGCACCCGCCTGACCGCTCGTTGGATACAGGAACTGGTACTAAAATACGCCCGTCAGGCAGGAATCCGGCAGGAGGTGCACCCTCACCTCTTGCGCCATTCTTTTGCCACCCATTTACTGGACGGCGGGGCGGACCTGCGGGTCGTCCAGGAGCTCCTGGGTCATGCCAGTCTTTCCACCACCCAGATCTACACCCATGTCAGCCGCAATCAGGCCCGGAAAGTTTACCTGGCATCTCATCCGCTGGCACATGAAGAGAGAGAATGA
- a CDS encoding aminopeptidase P family protein has translation MMIDYIARLNLLRNKFPELGIDGILVAQPENRRYLSGFDGSSGYVLVTADVAVLATDFRYVEQAEIQAENYKVTRIDGPVKEWFPGLLREFNLKRLGLEAGFVTIADHDGFQAAISEAGLIIDLVPVEDVVEALRMVKNETEIRSIEAAASLTDRALFHVMEHFIKPGMTESKVAWELEKYIREAGGELAFPTIVAGGPASARPHSQPSDRPLRDNEPIVIDMGAKLDGYCADLTRTFWLGLDQSDRFRPLYDIVLRAQQTAIEGIVAGMTGVEADKLARDVIVEAGYGEAFGHSLGHGIGLEVHELPRLSARAPGPLTEGMVFTIEPGIYIPGWGGIRIEDDAVLEYDKIRLLTAFPK, from the coding sequence ATGATGATCGACTATATAGCCAGACTTAACCTACTCAGAAACAAGTTCCCAGAATTAGGTATCGACGGCATACTGGTAGCGCAGCCGGAGAATCGCCGGTATCTTTCCGGTTTTGACGGTTCCTCCGGCTATGTCCTGGTTACCGCGGATGTAGCGGTGCTGGCTACCGATTTCCGCTACGTCGAACAAGCTGAGATCCAGGCGGAAAACTATAAGGTCACCCGCATCGATGGCCCGGTCAAGGAGTGGTTCCCCGGCCTGTTAAGAGAGTTCAATCTCAAGCGCCTGGGACTGGAGGCCGGGTTTGTCACAATAGCCGACCATGACGGTTTCCAAGCGGCGATCTCCGAGGCCGGGCTGATCATCGACCTTGTACCGGTCGAAGACGTTGTTGAGGCGCTGCGCATGGTCAAAAATGAAACTGAGATCAGATCGATAGAAGCCGCGGCGAGCTTGACCGATAGGGCGCTTTTCCATGTAATGGAACATTTCATCAAACCGGGTATGACTGAAAGCAAGGTCGCCTGGGAACTGGAGAAGTATATCAGGGAGGCCGGCGGAGAACTGGCTTTCCCGACGATCGTTGCCGGAGGACCGGCTTCAGCCCGGCCACACTCTCAACCCTCCGACCGCCCGCTCCGGGATAACGAGCCGATAGTGATCGATATGGGCGCCAAACTGGACGGTTATTGCGCCGACCTCACCCGGACGTTCTGGCTCGGGTTGGATCAAAGCGACAGGTTTCGGCCGCTGTACGATATCGTGCTGCGGGCGCAACAAACCGCCATCGAGGGTATCGTTGCCGGCATGACCGGCGTCGAAGCCGATAAACTCGCCCGCGATGTTATCGTCGAGGCTGGTTACGGCGAAGCCTTCGGACACAGCCTGGGACACGGCATCGGGTTGGAGGTTCATGAACTGCCCCGCCTCAGCGCCCGCGCCCCGGGCCCTCTCACCGAGGGCATGGTCTTTACCATCGAACCCGGGATCTACATTCCGGGCTGGGGCGGCATCCGTATCGAGGACGACGCAGTGCTGGAATATGATAAAATCAGGTTGCTGACGGCATTCCCAAAATAG
- a CDS encoding PHP-associated domain-containing protein translates to MIKVDLHVHTFYSPDANTTFEQLTVRCQELGLGAIAIADHGTTEGALEFLKTSPPFQVIVAEEILTPHGEIMGMFLKETIPSGSSVEDTIKAIREQDGLVCVPHPFDPVRSSALDSHTLKKLADQNQVDILEVLNARYVFQSSIDQAKKFADSHNLLRSAGSDSHSAEELGSVYLEMEPFTTKAEFLQSLSHAVICGKNRSPLVHLGTVARKIKKKLAGP, encoded by the coding sequence TTGATCAAAGTCGATCTGCACGTTCATACGTTTTATTCCCCCGACGCTAACACCACTTTTGAACAACTGACGGTACGGTGCCAGGAACTAGGCCTGGGAGCAATAGCCATCGCCGACCACGGTACCACTGAAGGGGCACTGGAATTCCTTAAGACATCACCGCCATTCCAGGTTATCGTCGCCGAAGAAATATTGACGCCTCACGGTGAGATCATGGGCATGTTCCTGAAAGAGACCATTCCGTCCGGATCTTCCGTCGAGGACACCATCAAAGCCATCCGGGAGCAGGACGGCCTGGTCTGCGTGCCTCACCCGTTCGACCCGGTCAGAAGTTCGGCCCTGGACAGCCACACACTCAAGAAACTAGCCGATCAGAACCAGGTAGATATACTTGAAGTTTTGAACGCCCGCTATGTTTTCCAATCCAGCATCGACCAGGCTAAAAAGTTCGCTGACAGTCACAACCTGCTCCGCAGCGCCGGCAGCGACTCGCACAGCGCGGAGGAACTGGGCAGCGTCTACCTGGAGATGGAACCGTTCACCACCAAGGCTGAGTTTCTCCAGTCTTTAAGCCATGCCGTTATTTGCGGGAAGAACCGGA